A section of the Sceloporus undulatus isolate JIND9_A2432 ecotype Alabama chromosome 3, SceUnd_v1.1, whole genome shotgun sequence genome encodes:
- the GJA3 gene encoding gap junction alpha-3 protein produces MGDWNFLGRLLENAQEHSTVIGKVWLTVLFIFRILVLGAAAEEVWGDEQSDFTCNTQQPGCENVCYDEAFPISHIRFWVLQIIFVSTPTLIYLGHVLHIVRMEEKKKEKEEEMRQRGNSKDTSHLKGLKGEGESGESSGNKELSPQKDEKLPLRDEHGRIRMAGALLRTYIFNIIFKTLFEVAFIMGQYFLYGFQLKPLYRCGRWPCPNIVDCFISRPTEKTIFIIFMLAVACLSLLLNMFEMYHLGWKKFKQGMTRRHSRAAPALTTVASISAVEDSKALPLSDLPPTAEPPAASAIMPETRTITPLAFPQAELPHYAEATSRPQPPSLPTSLAAYPGEPPAGEEMHKATMHTAISTPIATTSSIPSPSPIINSYFNSHTLAHEQNWANMAVEQQRKMTASSSAASSTPSSLQQSHPEQEEPCEHLPPPPSLSPIAAANSSSMSTSLSGGSGSKWEGEGDDEERSMSATCTLVEMHDPPLLMDSRRLSRASKSSSSRARSDDLTI; encoded by the coding sequence ATGGGTGACTGGAACTTTCTGGGGAGACTATTAGAGAATGCGCAAGAGCACTCCACAGTTATTGGCAAAGTTTGGCTGACCGTACTATTTATCTTCAGGATCTTGGTGCTGGGGGCTGCTGCTGAGGAGGTCTGGGGAGATGAGCAGTCAGACTTTACATGCAACACACAACAACCTGGTTGTGAAAATGTGTGCTATGATGAAGCCTTCCCAATCTCTCATATCCGTTTCTGGGTGCTGCAGATCATTTTTGTCTCCACACCAACCCTCATCTACCTGGGCCATGTGCTCCACATTGTGCgcatggaggaaaagaagaaagagaaggaagaagaaatgagGCAAAGAGGAAACAGCAAGGATACCAGCCATTTAAAAGGAttgaaaggagaaggggaaagtggTGAAAGTAGCGGCAACAAGGAGCTGTCTCCACAGAAAGATGAAAAATTACCACTCCGTGATGAGCATGGCAGGATTCGTATGGCAGGTGCGCTGCTACGCACGTACATCTTTAACATTATTTTCAAAACTCTCTTTGAAGTCGCCTTTATTATGGGCCAGTATTTCCTGTATGGTTTTCAGCTGAAGCCACTTTATCGTTGTGGCCGCTGGCCCTGCCCAAACATTGTGGATTGCTTTATTTCCCGACCTACGGAGAAGACTATCTTCATCATCTTCATGTTGGCTGTGgcctgtctctctctgctccttaaCATGTTCGAGATGTACCACTTGGGATGGAAGAAGTTCAAGCAGGGCATGACCCGAAGACACAGTCGGGCAGCACCTGCTTTGACCACAGTTGCATCCATTTCAGCAGTGGAGGACTCTAAAGCTCTCCCCTTGTCTGATTTACCTCCAACTGCCGAGCCTCCTGCCGCCTCAGCCATTATGCCTGAAACCCGTACCATCACCCCACTGGCTTTTCCTCAAGCTGAGTTGCCACATTATGCTGAGGCTACCTCTAGACCTCAGCCACCTTCTCTTCCAACCTCTCTGGCTGCATATCCAGGTGAGCCTCCAGCAGGTGAAGAGATGCACAAGGCCACTATGCACACAGCCATCTCTACACCTATAGCAACGACATCTTCCATCCCTTCCCCTTCACCCATTATCAACTCCTACTTCAACAGCCACACTCTGGCTCATGAGCAGAATTGGGCCAATATGGCAGTCGAGCAGCAGAGGAAAATGACGGCTTCCAGCTCAGCTGCCTCTTCCACCCCCAGCAGCCTTCAGCAATCGCATCCGGAGCAAGAGGAGCCCTGTGAACACCTTCCACCTCCACCTTCCTTGTCACCTATAGCTGctgccaacagcagcagcatgagCACCAGCCTGAGTGGGGGAAGTGGCAGCAAGTGGGAGGGAGAAGGTGACGATGAAGAGCGGTCAATGTCAGCGACATGCACCCTGGTGGAGATGCATGACCCCCCTCTGCTCATGGACAGCCGTCGCTTGAGCAGGGCTAGTAAGTCGAGCAGCAGTAGAGCCAGGTCAGACGACTTGACCATCTGA